In Pseudomonas fluorescens, one genomic interval encodes:
- a CDS encoding flavodoxin, with product MKVAILSGSVYGTAEEVARHAQNLLKDAGFETFYNPRASLADIQAFAPEAFLAVTSTTGMGELPDNLQPLYSAIRDQLPAAWRGLPGAVIGLGDASYGDTFCGGGELMRELFAELSVREVQEMLRLDASESVTPETDAEPWLAQLIATLKG from the coding sequence ATGAAAGTCGCCATCCTCTCCGGCTCGGTATACGGCACGGCCGAAGAAGTCGCCCGTCACGCGCAGAACCTGCTGAAAGACGCCGGTTTTGAAACCTTCTACAACCCGCGCGCCAGCCTGGCGGATATCCAGGCGTTCGCACCTGAAGCGTTTCTCGCGGTGACGTCTACCACTGGCATGGGCGAGTTGCCGGATAACCTGCAGCCGTTGTATTCGGCGATTCGCGACCAGTTGCCAGCCGCGTGGCGCGGTTTGCCGGGCGCGGTGATCGGTTTGGGCGATGCCAGTTACGGCGATACGTTCTGTGGCGGCGGCGAACTGATGCGTGAGTTGTTCGCCGAACTGAGCGTGCGCGAAGTGCAGGAGATGCTGCGTCTGGACGCCAGCGAAAGCGTGACCCCGGAAACCGACGCCGAGCCATGGCTGGCGCAATTGATCGCCACGCTCAAGGGCTGA
- a CDS encoding DUF1244 domain-containing protein yields the protein MTEQQRLELEAAAFRRLVAHLDSRKDVQNIDLMNLAGFCRNCLSKWYKAAADDRQIEVSLDDAREVVYGMPYAEWKAQYQQEASAEQQAAFAKGKPNE from the coding sequence ATGACCGAGCAACAACGCCTCGAACTCGAAGCCGCCGCCTTCCGCCGGCTGGTCGCCCATCTGGACAGCCGTAAGGACGTGCAGAACATCGACCTGATGAACCTCGCCGGATTCTGCCGCAACTGCCTGTCCAAGTGGTACAAGGCTGCCGCCGATGACCGTCAGATCGAGGTCAGCCTCGACGACGCCCGTGAAGTGGTTTACGGCATGCCTTACGCCGAGTGGAAAGCCCAATACCAGCAAGAAGCCAGCGCCGAACAACAGGCGGCGTTCGCCAAAGGAAAACCCAATGAGTGA
- a CDS encoding CidA/LrgA family protein produces MKTASLKYLSRLFAELAVLLGLYLLGCQIAAWLAWPIPGGVIGMALLLLAFAFGWVKPAALQLGAGLLMAEMLLFFIPALMSLLDYGALLRDDGWRILLVIGASTLMVMLVTAFTVELAVRLRRSHEA; encoded by the coding sequence ATGAAGACCGCATCCCTCAAATACCTGTCCCGTCTATTCGCAGAACTGGCCGTGTTGCTCGGTCTCTACCTGCTCGGCTGCCAGATCGCCGCGTGGTTGGCCTGGCCGATTCCCGGCGGCGTGATCGGCATGGCCCTGTTGCTGCTGGCGTTCGCGTTTGGTTGGGTCAAACCGGCGGCGTTGCAACTGGGGGCCGGATTGCTGATGGCCGAGATGCTGCTGTTCTTTATTCCGGCACTGATGAGTCTGCTCGACTACGGCGCACTGTTGCGTGATGACGGCTGGCGGATTCTGCTGGTGATCGGCGCCAGCACCCTGATGGTGATGCTGGTGACCGCCTTCACCGTGGAGCTGGCCGTGCGCCTGAGGCGGTCCCATGAAGCTTGA
- a CDS encoding PAS domain-containing protein: protein MINASLLQMVINASNDGIVVAEKEGEQDNILIYVNPAFERLTGYSSEEILYQDCRFLQSGDRDQAGLSLIRDTLHNGGACREILRNYRKDGTPFWNELSLSTVKNADDGQTYFVGVQKDVTVQVKAQQRVIQLEAEVAALKAELAALKATNGVNKTTN, encoded by the coding sequence ATGATCAACGCCAGTCTGCTGCAAATGGTGATCAACGCGTCGAACGATGGAATCGTGGTGGCCGAAAAGGAAGGCGAGCAGGACAACATCCTGATTTACGTGAACCCGGCCTTCGAACGCCTGACCGGTTACAGCAGCGAAGAGATACTTTATCAGGACTGCCGCTTTCTGCAGTCGGGAGACCGCGATCAAGCCGGCCTGTCGCTGATTCGCGACACCTTGCACAACGGCGGGGCGTGCCGGGAAATCCTGCGCAACTACCGCAAGGATGGCACCCCGTTCTGGAACGAACTGTCGCTTTCGACGGTGAAAAACGCTGATGACGGCCAGACTTATTTCGTCGGTGTGCAGAAAGATGTCACGGTTCAGGTCAAGGCGCAGCAACGCGTAATTCAGCTCGAGGCTGAGGTCGCAGCGCTGAAAGCGGAACTGGCAGCGTTGAAAGCGACGAACGGCGTAAACAAAACTACGAACTAA
- a CDS encoding MerR family transcriptional regulator, translating to MAVITDANPASQASVALEREELFPIREVSRLTGVNPVTLRAWERRYGLIQPTRTESGHRLYSMTEIERVRSIVDWIDRGVAVSKVGKILARTEPLKALAHIIPDDLVQADYAQWQQQVQLAVSSFDDRALDQVYNQIFSSYSLPVVFQNILMPLWLQMLQRQDAFGQTSEWLFFDGFLRARVLQRIVALRGTQPRKVIVSALAGQCRELELLVAALFLSGNDAGVRVLTTGQPFDELALVCERIKPQALVLFSNHAPTADLPRRLNRLALSLDCQVMLAGDAADLAQDSLAGSSIGCLGNEGATMRQRMTQFLAGTLDT from the coding sequence ATGGCTGTTATCACGGACGCTAACCCTGCCTCGCAGGCCTCTGTCGCACTTGAGCGCGAAGAGTTGTTCCCTATTCGGGAGGTGTCGCGGCTGACCGGCGTCAACCCGGTAACGCTGCGTGCATGGGAGCGCCGCTACGGTTTGATCCAGCCGACGCGCACCGAAAGCGGGCACCGGTTGTATTCGATGACCGAAATCGAGCGCGTGCGCAGCATTGTCGACTGGATTGATCGCGGCGTTGCCGTGAGCAAGGTCGGCAAGATCCTGGCGAGGACCGAGCCGCTGAAAGCCTTGGCCCATATCATCCCCGATGATCTGGTCCAGGCCGATTACGCGCAATGGCAGCAGCAGGTGCAATTGGCCGTCAGTTCGTTCGACGACCGCGCGCTGGATCAGGTTTACAACCAGATCTTCTCGTCCTACTCGCTGCCGGTAGTGTTTCAGAACATTCTCATGCCTTTGTGGCTGCAGATGTTGCAGCGCCAGGATGCCTTCGGGCAGACCAGCGAGTGGCTGTTTTTCGACGGGTTCCTGCGGGCGCGGGTGTTGCAGCGGATCGTCGCGCTGCGCGGCACCCAGCCGCGCAAAGTGATTGTCAGTGCGCTCGCCGGTCAGTGTCGTGAACTCGAGCTACTGGTTGCCGCGTTGTTTCTCAGTGGCAATGATGCGGGCGTGCGGGTGCTGACCACCGGCCAGCCATTCGATGAGTTGGCGCTGGTGTGCGAGCGGATCAAGCCGCAGGCGCTGGTGCTTTTTTCCAACCACGCCCCCACCGCGGATTTGCCGCGCCGTCTGAATCGACTGGCCTTGAGTCTCGACTGTCAGGTAATGCTCGCCGGCGACGCTGCCGATCTGGCACAGGACAGTCTGGCCGGATCGTCGATCGGTTGTCTGGGCAATGAAGGAGCGACGATGCGTCAGCGCATGACGCAATTTCTCGCAGGTACGCTGGATACCTGA
- a CDS encoding LysR family transcriptional regulator produces MEFKQLRSFVEVMHQGGFTQAAKTLHISQSAVSKQVAQLEQSLGTPLLERLGSQLRLTAAGSVVLQRAEGMLRLRNELLSELDDLSQLARGELRLGLPLLGSDALFAGLFAEYRRRYPNISIQLLEGGSRNVEQAVLSGELELGGSLLPKDPQFDFQPFCDEKLDALLPVDHPLAGRGEIGLEELADTPFLLYQRSFVLNDRLLQACQQLGFTPKEGGRSGQADFLAALVAAGQGVVLLPSVVARALERPGVVRLTLRAPDYLRWDIAFIWRRGAYLSKAALAWLALLRERAISP; encoded by the coding sequence ATGGAATTCAAACAGCTGCGCAGTTTTGTCGAAGTCATGCACCAAGGCGGCTTCACCCAGGCAGCGAAAACCTTGCACATCAGTCAGTCGGCGGTAAGCAAACAAGTCGCGCAACTAGAGCAGAGTCTCGGCACGCCGTTGCTCGAACGACTCGGCTCGCAATTGCGCCTGACCGCTGCGGGCAGCGTGGTGCTGCAGCGCGCCGAGGGCATGTTGCGCCTGCGCAATGAATTGCTCAGCGAACTGGATGATCTGAGCCAACTGGCACGCGGCGAATTGCGCCTCGGTCTGCCGCTGTTGGGTAGTGATGCGCTGTTCGCCGGGTTGTTCGCCGAGTATCGCCGGCGCTATCCGAACATCAGCATTCAATTACTTGAAGGCGGCAGCCGCAATGTCGAGCAAGCGGTGCTCAGCGGCGAACTGGAGTTAGGCGGGAGCCTGCTGCCGAAAGATCCGCAGTTCGATTTCCAGCCGTTCTGCGATGAGAAACTCGATGCGTTATTGCCGGTGGATCATCCGTTGGCGGGGCGCGGCGAGATTGGCCTTGAGGAATTGGCAGACACGCCGTTCCTGTTGTATCAGCGCAGCTTCGTGCTCAATGACCGTTTACTGCAGGCCTGCCAGCAACTGGGCTTTACCCCGAAAGAAGGCGGGCGCAGCGGGCAGGCGGATTTTCTCGCGGCACTGGTGGCCGCCGGGCAAGGCGTGGTGCTGCTGCCCAGCGTGGTGGCCCGGGCTCTTGAGCGTCCGGGCGTGGTGCGCCTGACCTTGCGCGCGCCAGATTATTTGCGCTGGGACATCGCCTTCATCTGGCGCCGGGGCGCCTATCTGTCGAAAGCCGCGCTGGCCTGGCTGGCTCTGCTGCGTGAGCGCGCGATCAGCCCTTGA
- a CDS encoding class II aldolase/adducin family protein, translating into MSVAPVQLSLDVKDQVSAAEWQTRVDLAACYRLVALHGWDDLIFTHISAKVPGTEDFLINPFGLMFHEITASSLVKVDQAGHKLMDSPYEINPAGYTIHSAVHEVRHDVVCVLHTHTASGVAVSAQRQGVLPISQQSLFVLSSLAYHAYEGVALNHEEKARLQADLGENNFLMLHNHGLLTCGGTIADTFLMMFTFQRACDIQVMAQTGAAELIAIEPQILAGAKAMIAGVTKSAQGMGGALAWPALLRKLDKQDPGYKL; encoded by the coding sequence GTGAGCGTAGCCCCCGTCCAATTGTCCCTTGATGTCAAAGACCAGGTCAGTGCCGCGGAATGGCAGACCCGGGTCGATCTCGCCGCCTGTTATCGGCTGGTTGCGCTACATGGCTGGGATGACCTGATCTTCACCCACATCTCGGCCAAGGTCCCGGGCACCGAAGACTTCCTGATCAACCCGTTCGGGTTGATGTTCCATGAGATCACCGCGTCGAGCCTGGTCAAAGTCGATCAGGCCGGCCACAAGCTCATGGACAGTCCCTACGAAATCAATCCCGCCGGTTACACCATCCACAGCGCCGTGCACGAGGTAAGGCACGATGTGGTTTGTGTGCTGCATACCCACACCGCGTCCGGTGTAGCCGTTTCAGCGCAAAGACAGGGTGTGTTGCCGATCAGCCAGCAATCGCTGTTCGTGCTGTCGAGCCTGGCCTATCACGCCTACGAAGGTGTGGCGCTGAATCACGAAGAGAAGGCGCGCTTGCAGGCCGACCTGGGCGAGAACAATTTCCTGATGCTGCACAACCACGGTCTGCTGACCTGTGGCGGCACCATCGCCGACACCTTTCTGATGATGTTCACCTTCCAGCGCGCCTGCGATATTCAGGTCATGGCGCAAACCGGCGCTGCTGAACTGATCGCCATCGAACCGCAGATCCTGGCGGGCGCCAAAGCGATGATCGCCGGCGTCACCAAAAGTGCTCAAGGCATGGGCGGCGCGCTAGCCTGGCCGGCGTTGCTGCGCAAACTCGATAAACAAGACCCCGGATATAAACTCTGA
- a CDS encoding LrgB family protein has product MKLEWMPMFWLAFTLLAYLFSRWIYRRTGRYLLSPLILVPALLLALAVPLHTAYAEYSSNTHWLMLVLGPVTVAFAVPIWQQRRLLVRHWSALLLGMLAGSAASIATSFGLARALALDSSVTMSLVPRSITTPFAMPLAQDLGGVPELTAVFVMFTGVFGAMLGGVLLKWLPLRSALARGALFGVGAHGAGVSRAHEVGGEEGSVAGLVMVLTGLLNLFAAPLLASLL; this is encoded by the coding sequence ATGAAGCTTGAATGGATGCCGATGTTCTGGCTCGCCTTTACGCTGTTGGCGTACCTGTTCAGTCGCTGGATTTACCGGCGCACCGGGCGTTATTTGCTGTCGCCGTTGATCCTGGTGCCGGCGCTGTTGCTTGCGCTCGCCGTGCCGCTGCACACCGCGTATGCCGAATATTCGAGCAACACCCATTGGTTGATGCTGGTGCTCGGGCCGGTGACGGTCGCCTTCGCCGTGCCGATCTGGCAGCAGCGGCGTCTGCTGGTGCGGCACTGGTCAGCGCTGTTGCTGGGCATGCTTGCCGGCAGCGCGGCGTCGATCGCTACGTCGTTCGGCCTGGCCAGAGCGCTGGCGCTGGATAGCTCGGTGACGATGTCGCTGGTGCCGCGTTCGATCACCACGCCATTCGCCATGCCGCTGGCGCAGGATCTCGGTGGCGTGCCGGAACTGACTGCCGTGTTCGTGATGTTTACCGGCGTGTTCGGCGCGATGCTCGGCGGCGTATTGCTCAAGTGGCTGCCGTTGCGCAGTGCGTTGGCGCGCGGCGCGTTGTTCGGGGTTGGCGCGCACGGCGCAGGCGTCAGTCGGGCGCATGAAGTGGGCGGTGAGGAAGGCTCGGTGGCGGGGCTGGTGATGGTGCTGACCGGGCTGCTCAATCTGTTCGCCGCGCCTTTGTTGGCGTCGTTGCTTTGA
- a CDS encoding alpha/beta fold hydrolase, whose amino-acid sequence MPLAEIPLCVWRKRSRTFVFRGQSIRYWTAGQGEPLLLIHGFPTASWDWHYLWQPLAQRYRVIACDMLGFGDSAKPLNHRYSLLEQADLQQALLAHLQVEQAVHVLAHDYGDSVAQELLARHYENRIEVASCVFLNGGLFPETHRPVLMQKLLLSPLGWMIGRAFSRDALVKSFRQIFGPQTGPSESELDDFWSLIETHRGPRILHKLIGYIPERRVQRDRWVAAMQRDEIPLRVIDGEVDPVSGAHMVERYRELIADADTVLLSGIGHYPQIEAPVQVLKHYLAFRERLELPPRKVACS is encoded by the coding sequence ATGCCTCTTGCCGAGATCCCTCTGTGTGTCTGGCGCAAACGCAGCCGGACGTTTGTCTTTCGCGGCCAGTCGATCCGTTACTGGACGGCGGGGCAGGGTGAGCCGCTGCTGCTGATCCACGGTTTCCCGACGGCCAGTTGGGACTGGCACTACCTGTGGCAGCCTCTGGCCCAGCGCTACCGGGTGATCGCCTGTGACATGCTCGGTTTCGGTGACTCGGCCAAACCGTTGAACCACCGCTACAGCCTGCTGGAACAGGCCGACTTGCAACAGGCGCTGCTGGCGCATCTTCAGGTCGAGCAAGCGGTGCATGTGCTGGCCCACGATTACGGCGACAGCGTTGCCCAGGAATTGCTCGCCCGGCATTACGAAAACCGGATCGAGGTCGCCAGTTGCGTCTTTCTCAATGGCGGGCTGTTCCCCGAAACCCATCGTCCTGTGCTGATGCAAAAGCTGCTGCTCAGCCCGCTGGGCTGGATGATCGGACGGGCGTTCAGCCGTGATGCACTGGTAAAAAGTTTCCGCCAGATCTTCGGTCCGCAGACCGGCCCCAGCGAAAGTGAGCTGGATGATTTCTGGAGCCTGATCGAGACCCATCGTGGCCCACGCATCCTGCACAAACTGATCGGCTACATCCCCGAGCGCCGCGTGCAGCGTGACCGCTGGGTGGCGGCCATGCAGCGTGATGAAATCCCGCTACGGGTGATTGATGGCGAAGTTGACCCGGTTTCCGGTGCGCACATGGTCGAACGTTACCGCGAACTGATTGCCGACGCCGATACGGTGCTACTGTCAGGTATCGGCCACTATCCGCAGATCGAAGCGCCGGTGCAGGTGCTCAAGCATTACCTGGCGTTTCGTGAGCGCCTGGAGTTGCCGCCGCGCAAGGTCGCGTGCTCCTGA
- the folE gene encoding GTP cyclohydrolase I FolE produces the protein MTRSLPENYREILIGLGEDPDREGLLDTPLRAAKAMQYLCHGYEQSVDQIVNGALFASDSDEMIIVADIELYSLCEHHLLPFIGKAHVAYIPTGKVLGLSKIARLVDMFARRLQIQENLTRQIADAVQQVTDAAGVAVVIEARHMCMMMRGVEKQNSTMNTSVMLGAFRDSSNTRQEFLQLIGRSK, from the coding sequence ATGACCCGTTCCCTGCCCGAGAATTACCGCGAGATCCTCATCGGCCTCGGCGAAGACCCCGACCGCGAAGGCTTGCTCGACACCCCGTTGCGCGCGGCCAAGGCCATGCAATACCTGTGTCACGGCTATGAACAGAGTGTGGATCAGATCGTCAACGGCGCGCTGTTTGCCTCCGACAGCGACGAGATGATCATCGTCGCCGACATCGAGCTCTACTCGTTGTGCGAACATCACCTGCTGCCCTTCATCGGCAAGGCCCATGTGGCTTATATTCCGACAGGCAAGGTGCTGGGGCTGTCGAAGATCGCGCGGCTGGTGGACATGTTCGCCCGGCGCCTGCAGATTCAGGAAAACCTCACCCGGCAGATTGCCGATGCGGTGCAACAGGTCACCGATGCCGCCGGCGTCGCGGTGGTCATCGAGGCCCGGCACATGTGCATGATGATGCGCGGTGTCGAGAAACAGAATTCGACCATGAACACCTCGGTCATGCTCGGCGCCTTTCGCGACTCGAGCAACACCCGCCAGGAGTTCCTGCAATTGATTGGACGGAGCAAGTAA
- the folX gene encoding dihydroneopterin triphosphate 2'-epimerase yields MSQLQPGMARIRVKDLRLRTFIGINEDEILNKQDVLINLTILYAAQEAVRDNDIDHALNYRTITKAIIAHVEGNRFALLERLTQELLDLVMTHAAVLYAEVEVDKPHALRFAESVSITLAASR; encoded by the coding sequence ATGTCACAACTTCAACCGGGAATGGCGCGCATCCGGGTCAAGGATCTGCGCTTGCGCACCTTTATCGGGATCAACGAGGACGAGATCCTCAACAAGCAGGATGTGCTGATCAACCTCACCATCCTGTACGCCGCGCAGGAAGCGGTGCGCGACAACGACATCGATCACGCGCTGAATTACCGCACCATCACCAAGGCGATCATCGCCCACGTCGAGGGCAATCGGTTTGCGCTGCTCGAACGCCTGACCCAGGAACTGCTGGATCTGGTGATGACTCATGCTGCAGTGCTGTACGCCGAAGTCGAAGTCGACAAGCCGCATGCGCTGCGTTTTGCCGAGTCGGTGTCAATAACGCTTGCAGCGAGCCGCTAG
- the folM gene encoding dihydromonapterin reductase encodes MSISSAPILITGAGQRVGLHCAQRLLEDGHRVIFTYRSERPGVQALRDLGAVAVFADFSSEATILAFIDELKTHTDCLRAIVHNASEWLAETPGSEAEAFSRMLNVHMLAPYLINLHCADLLKGSTPADIIHISDDVTRKGSSKHIGYCASKAGLDSLTLSFAARYAPAIKVNGIAPALLLFNPDDDAAYRARALAKSALGIEPGSEVIYQSLRYLLDNPYVTGTTLTVNGGRHVK; translated from the coding sequence ATGTCCATATCCTCCGCCCCGATCCTCATCACCGGTGCCGGCCAGCGTGTCGGTCTGCACTGCGCACAGCGTTTGCTTGAAGACGGCCATCGGGTCATCTTCACCTACCGCAGCGAACGTCCGGGCGTACAAGCCCTGCGTGATCTGGGCGCTGTCGCGGTGTTCGCGGACTTCTCCAGCGAAGCCACCATCCTCGCCTTCATCGATGAACTGAAAACCCACACCGACTGCCTGCGCGCCATCGTCCACAACGCCTCCGAATGGCTGGCGGAAACCCCGGGCAGTGAAGCCGAGGCCTTCTCGCGCATGCTCAACGTGCACATGCTCGCGCCGTATCTGATCAACCTGCACTGCGCCGACCTGCTCAAAGGCTCGACCCCGGCCGACATCATCCACATCAGCGACGACGTCACGCGCAAGGGCAGCAGCAAACACATCGGTTATTGCGCCAGCAAAGCCGGGCTCGACAGCCTGACCCTGTCCTTCGCCGCGCGCTACGCGCCGGCAATCAAAGTCAACGGCATCGCGCCGGCCCTGCTATTGTTCAATCCCGACGACGACGCGGCGTACCGCGCCAGGGCGCTGGCCAAATCCGCGCTGGGCATCGAACCCGGCAGCGAAGTGATCTACCAGAGCCTGCGCTATCTGCTCGACAACCCCTATGTCACCGGCACAACCCTGACCGTCAACGGCGGACGGCACGTCAAATAA